The proteins below come from a single Rosa rugosa chromosome 2, drRosRugo1.1, whole genome shotgun sequence genomic window:
- the LOC133733462 gene encoding protein HIRA-like isoform X2 encodes MLASGSLDNTIHIWNMSNGICTAVLRGHSSLVKGVTWDPIGSFIASQSDDKTVIIWKTSDWSLAHRTDGHWAKSLGSTFFRRLGWSPCGHFITTTHGFQKPRHSAPVLERGEWSATFDFLGHNAPIIVVKFNHSMFMRKFTNAQEGKTAPVGWTNGASKTGGKEPQPYNVIAIGSQDRTITVWTTASPRPLFVAKHFFTQSVVDLSWSPDGYSLFACSLDGSVATFHFEVKELGHRLSDAELDELKRNRYGDVRGRQANLAESPAQLLLEAASAKQVASKKVSLDVQQNHMLEKPSAHVGVATKASETQLADMKKSGGAAPDCINKVSMATRISGPVKQREYRRPDGRKRITPEAVGVPSQQENISMGAQSQALDFPPMSSDHRKDDNGLVVADSGIRETSFRGTLGRNTDTKERYGATARAMITESLVIEKVPASTSRDESINVEQTGNVKACNSVGSSSSILSIRVFDKKEWEDTVPICLEARPWEQAANDVFGMGNTFITKETEITCTRGLQTLWSDRISGKVTVLAGNVNFWAVGCEDGCIQVYTKCGRRAMPTMMVGSAAIFIDCDECWKLFLVTKKGSLYLWDLFTRNCLLNDSLTSLVTSNPNPSAKDAGIIKVISAKLSRSGSPIVVLATRHAFLFDMGLMCWLRVADDCFPGSNFASSWNLTSTQSGELAALQVDVRKYLARKPVWSRVTDDGVQTRAHLEAQLASSLALKSPSEYRQCLLSYIRFLAREADESRLREVCESFLGPPTGMMENTSLHSKNLAWDPCVLGMRKHKLLREEILPAMASNRKVQRLLNEFMDLISEYESVETNIEKKSHASPTENAPAAELMDSSPTVTNQLNLVPAPTDPMKSVHASTDIVDSSQVALNQENSAPLAKDKFDSDQPPPVIDQVSLTSQDAGS; translated from the exons ATGTTGGCCAGTGGAAGTTTAGATAATACTATACATATCTGGAATATGAGCAATGGTATTTGCACTGCTGTTCTTAGGGGTCACTCTAGCCTGGTTAAAGGAGTTACTTGGGATCCCATTGGCTCGTTCATAGCAAGTCAATCAGACGATAAGACAGTAATTATTTGGAAGACAAGCGACTGGAGTCTTGCTCACAGGACTGACGGTCACTGGGCAAAATCA CTTGGATCTACCTTTTTCAGGCGTCTTGGATGGTCACCTTGTGGTCACTTCATTACTACTACTCATGGATTCCAGAAACCCAGGCATTCAGCACCTGTTCTTGAGAGAGGCGAATGGTCTGCCACATTTGACTTCCTAGGACATAATGCTCCTATAATCGTTGTGAAGTTTAACCATTCAATGTTTATGAGGAAGTTTACCAATGCTCAGGAAGGGAAAACTGCACCTGTGGGGTGGACTAATGGGGCTTCGAAGACAGGAGGGAAAGAACCACAACCTTATAATGTTATTGCAATTGGGAGTCAGGACCGGACAATAACTGTATGGACGACTGCAAGCCCACGTCCTCTATTTGTTGCAAAGCATTTCTTTACTCAAAGTGTTGTGGATTTGTCCTG GAGCCCTGATGGTTATTCGCTCTTTGCATGTTCTTTGGATGGTTCGGTGGCTACTTTCCATTTTGAGGTGAAAGAACTTGGTCACCGGTTAAGCGATGCAGAATTAGATGAGTTGAAGAGAAATCGTTATGGTGATGTTAGAGGTCGGCAAGCAAACTTAGCTGAAAGCCCAGCACAGTTATTGCTTGAAGCAGCTTCTGCTAAGCAAGTGGCAAGCAAAAAGGTCTCTCTGGATGTTCAACAAAATCACATGCTTGAGAAACCTTCTGCTCATGTGGGGGTTGCAACAAAAGCTTCTGAGACTCAGCTTGCTGATATGAAAAAGAGTGGAGGTGCTGCTCCTGATTGTATAAATAAAGTTTCGATGGCTACCCGAATATCTGGTCCTGTGAAGCAAAGAGAATATAGACGCCCTGATGGTAGAAAAAGGATTACTCCAGAAGCAGTTGGGGTGCCTTCCCAGCAGGAAAATATCTCTATGGGGGCTCAGTCCCAAGCACTTGACTTCCCTCCCATGTCTTCTGATCATAGGAAGGATGATAATGGTTTAGTTGTTGCTGATAGTGGCATTAGAGAAACTTCTTTCAGGGGAACACTTGGCCGAAACACTGATACAAAGGAAAGATATGGGGCCACTGCCAGAGCTATGATTACTGAAAGTCTGGTTATTGAGAAGGTTCCTGCTTCCACAAGCAGAGATGAAAGCATAAATGTGGAACAAACAGGAAATGTGAAGGCGTGTAACTCAGTAGGCTCTAGTAGTTCTATTCTTTCAATCCGGGTGTTTGATAAGAAGGAATGGGAAGACACAGTGCCAATTTGTTTGGAAGCTCGACCTTGGGAACAAGCTGCAAATGATGTGTTTGGCATGGGAAATACATTTATTACGAAAGAAACTGAAATCACTTGCACAAGGGGGTTGCAAACTCTTTGGTCTGATAGGATATCTGGGAAAGTCACTGTTTTAGCTGGAAATGTAAACTTTTGGGCTGTTGGCTGTGAAGATGGTTGCATACAG GTTTACACAAAGTGTGGGAGACGTGCTATGCCAACAATGATGGTAGGATCTGCTGCAATATTTATAGATTGTGACGAGTGCTGGAAGTTGTTTTTGGTCACAAAAAAAGGATCCTTGTATCTGTGGGATCTATTCACACGGAACTGTCTCCTTAATGATTCCTTGACATCTCTAGTTACTTCAAACCCAAACCCATCTGCAAAAGATGCAG GCATAATCAAAGTTATATCAGCAAAACTATCAAGATCTGGATCACCTATTGTTGTTCTTGCGACTCGTCATGCATTCCTCTTCGACATGGGCCTGATGTGTTGGCTTAGGGTTGCAGATGACTGCTTTCCTGGGTCAAATTTTGCAAGTTCTTGGAATTTAACTTCAACTCAGAGTGGCGAGCTGGCTGCATTGCAGGTTGATGTTAGGAAATATTTGGCCAGGAAGCCGGTTTGGAGCAG GGTGACTGATGACGGAGTACAGACACGTGCTCATTTGGAAGCTCAGTTGGCTTCTTCACTGGCTTTGAAGTCCCCTTCCGAATATCGCCAATGTCTCCTATCATACATACGCTTCCTTGCAAG AGAAGCAGATGAGTCCCGTTTGCGAGAAGTCTGTGAGAGTTTTCTTGGACCTCCTACTGGAATGATGGAAAATACATCTTTACATTCGAAGAACTTAGCATGGGATCCTTGTGTCCTT GGAATGAGGAAACATAAACTTTTACGAGAAGAAATTCTTCCAGCAATGGCTTCAAATAGGAAAGTACAACGATTGCTTAATGAATTCATGGATCTCATTTCCGAATATGAAAGTGTTGAAACAAATATAGAGAAAAAATCTCACGCTTCACCAACAGAGAATGCACCAGCAGCTGAATTAATGGACTCTTCCCCAACGGTGACAAATCAACTGAACTTGGTACCTGCaccaacagatccaatgaaGTCTGTTCATGCTTCAACTGATATAGTGGACTCCTCCCAGGTAGCATTAAATCAAGAAAATTCTGCTCCACTAGCTAAAGATAAATTTGATTCAGATCAACCACCACCAGTGATCGATCAAGTTAGTCTTACCTCACAAGATGCAGGTTCTTAA
- the LOC133733462 gene encoding protein HIRA-like isoform X1: MIAEKPSWIKHEGLQIFSIDVQPGGLRLATGGGDHKVRIWNMKSLGRDMENEDSTQRLLATLRDHFGSVNCVRWAKHSRYVATGSDDQVILIHERKPGSGTTEFGSGEPPDVENWKVIMTLRGHTADVVDLNWSPDDSMLASGSLDNTIHIWNMSNGICTAVLRGHSSLVKGVTWDPIGSFIASQSDDKTVIIWKTSDWSLAHRTDGHWAKSLGSTFFRRLGWSPCGHFITTTHGFQKPRHSAPVLERGEWSATFDFLGHNAPIIVVKFNHSMFMRKFTNAQEGKTAPVGWTNGASKTGGKEPQPYNVIAIGSQDRTITVWTTASPRPLFVAKHFFTQSVVDLSWSPDGYSLFACSLDGSVATFHFEVKELGHRLSDAELDELKRNRYGDVRGRQANLAESPAQLLLEAASAKQVASKKVSLDVQQNHMLEKPSAHVGVATKASETQLADMKKSGGAAPDCINKVSMATRISGPVKQREYRRPDGRKRITPEAVGVPSQQENISMGAQSQALDFPPMSSDHRKDDNGLVVADSGIRETSFRGTLGRNTDTKERYGATARAMITESLVIEKVPASTSRDESINVEQTGNVKACNSVGSSSSILSIRVFDKKEWEDTVPICLEARPWEQAANDVFGMGNTFITKETEITCTRGLQTLWSDRISGKVTVLAGNVNFWAVGCEDGCIQVYTKCGRRAMPTMMVGSAAIFIDCDECWKLFLVTKKGSLYLWDLFTRNCLLNDSLTSLVTSNPNPSAKDAGIIKVISAKLSRSGSPIVVLATRHAFLFDMGLMCWLRVADDCFPGSNFASSWNLTSTQSGELAALQVDVRKYLARKPVWSRVTDDGVQTRAHLEAQLASSLALKSPSEYRQCLLSYIRFLAREADESRLREVCESFLGPPTGMMENTSLHSKNLAWDPCVLGMRKHKLLREEILPAMASNRKVQRLLNEFMDLISEYESVETNIEKKSHASPTENAPAAELMDSSPTVTNQLNLVPAPTDPMKSVHASTDIVDSSQVALNQENSAPLAKDKFDSDQPPPVIDQVSLTSQDAGS, encoded by the exons ATGATTGCGGAGAAGCCCAGTTGGATTAAGCACGAAGGACTGCAGATATTCTCCATTGATGTTCAGCCCGGTGGGCTTAGGCTTGCCACCGGTGGGGGCGATCACAAG GTACGAATATGGAACATGAAATCTCTTGGCCGGGATATGGAAAATGAGGACTCAACTCAGAGGCTACTTGCAACCCTCCGTGATCACTTTGGTTCTGTTAACTGTGTTAGGTGGGCCAAGCACAGTCGTTATGTTGCAACAGGATCTGATGATCAAGTGATTCTAATTCATGAGAGGAAGCCTGGTTCAGGAACCACCGAGTTTGGCAGTGGAGAGCCCCCTGATGTTGAGAATTGGAAAGTTATAATGACTTTGAGAGGGCATACTGCAGATGTG GTGGATCTTAATTGGTCTCCAGATGACTCGATGTTGGCCAGTGGAAGTTTAGATAATACTATACATATCTGGAATATGAGCAATGGTATTTGCACTGCTGTTCTTAGGGGTCACTCTAGCCTGGTTAAAGGAGTTACTTGGGATCCCATTGGCTCGTTCATAGCAAGTCAATCAGACGATAAGACAGTAATTATTTGGAAGACAAGCGACTGGAGTCTTGCTCACAGGACTGACGGTCACTGGGCAAAATCA CTTGGATCTACCTTTTTCAGGCGTCTTGGATGGTCACCTTGTGGTCACTTCATTACTACTACTCATGGATTCCAGAAACCCAGGCATTCAGCACCTGTTCTTGAGAGAGGCGAATGGTCTGCCACATTTGACTTCCTAGGACATAATGCTCCTATAATCGTTGTGAAGTTTAACCATTCAATGTTTATGAGGAAGTTTACCAATGCTCAGGAAGGGAAAACTGCACCTGTGGGGTGGACTAATGGGGCTTCGAAGACAGGAGGGAAAGAACCACAACCTTATAATGTTATTGCAATTGGGAGTCAGGACCGGACAATAACTGTATGGACGACTGCAAGCCCACGTCCTCTATTTGTTGCAAAGCATTTCTTTACTCAAAGTGTTGTGGATTTGTCCTG GAGCCCTGATGGTTATTCGCTCTTTGCATGTTCTTTGGATGGTTCGGTGGCTACTTTCCATTTTGAGGTGAAAGAACTTGGTCACCGGTTAAGCGATGCAGAATTAGATGAGTTGAAGAGAAATCGTTATGGTGATGTTAGAGGTCGGCAAGCAAACTTAGCTGAAAGCCCAGCACAGTTATTGCTTGAAGCAGCTTCTGCTAAGCAAGTGGCAAGCAAAAAGGTCTCTCTGGATGTTCAACAAAATCACATGCTTGAGAAACCTTCTGCTCATGTGGGGGTTGCAACAAAAGCTTCTGAGACTCAGCTTGCTGATATGAAAAAGAGTGGAGGTGCTGCTCCTGATTGTATAAATAAAGTTTCGATGGCTACCCGAATATCTGGTCCTGTGAAGCAAAGAGAATATAGACGCCCTGATGGTAGAAAAAGGATTACTCCAGAAGCAGTTGGGGTGCCTTCCCAGCAGGAAAATATCTCTATGGGGGCTCAGTCCCAAGCACTTGACTTCCCTCCCATGTCTTCTGATCATAGGAAGGATGATAATGGTTTAGTTGTTGCTGATAGTGGCATTAGAGAAACTTCTTTCAGGGGAACACTTGGCCGAAACACTGATACAAAGGAAAGATATGGGGCCACTGCCAGAGCTATGATTACTGAAAGTCTGGTTATTGAGAAGGTTCCTGCTTCCACAAGCAGAGATGAAAGCATAAATGTGGAACAAACAGGAAATGTGAAGGCGTGTAACTCAGTAGGCTCTAGTAGTTCTATTCTTTCAATCCGGGTGTTTGATAAGAAGGAATGGGAAGACACAGTGCCAATTTGTTTGGAAGCTCGACCTTGGGAACAAGCTGCAAATGATGTGTTTGGCATGGGAAATACATTTATTACGAAAGAAACTGAAATCACTTGCACAAGGGGGTTGCAAACTCTTTGGTCTGATAGGATATCTGGGAAAGTCACTGTTTTAGCTGGAAATGTAAACTTTTGGGCTGTTGGCTGTGAAGATGGTTGCATACAG GTTTACACAAAGTGTGGGAGACGTGCTATGCCAACAATGATGGTAGGATCTGCTGCAATATTTATAGATTGTGACGAGTGCTGGAAGTTGTTTTTGGTCACAAAAAAAGGATCCTTGTATCTGTGGGATCTATTCACACGGAACTGTCTCCTTAATGATTCCTTGACATCTCTAGTTACTTCAAACCCAAACCCATCTGCAAAAGATGCAG GCATAATCAAAGTTATATCAGCAAAACTATCAAGATCTGGATCACCTATTGTTGTTCTTGCGACTCGTCATGCATTCCTCTTCGACATGGGCCTGATGTGTTGGCTTAGGGTTGCAGATGACTGCTTTCCTGGGTCAAATTTTGCAAGTTCTTGGAATTTAACTTCAACTCAGAGTGGCGAGCTGGCTGCATTGCAGGTTGATGTTAGGAAATATTTGGCCAGGAAGCCGGTTTGGAGCAG GGTGACTGATGACGGAGTACAGACACGTGCTCATTTGGAAGCTCAGTTGGCTTCTTCACTGGCTTTGAAGTCCCCTTCCGAATATCGCCAATGTCTCCTATCATACATACGCTTCCTTGCAAG AGAAGCAGATGAGTCCCGTTTGCGAGAAGTCTGTGAGAGTTTTCTTGGACCTCCTACTGGAATGATGGAAAATACATCTTTACATTCGAAGAACTTAGCATGGGATCCTTGTGTCCTT GGAATGAGGAAACATAAACTTTTACGAGAAGAAATTCTTCCAGCAATGGCTTCAAATAGGAAAGTACAACGATTGCTTAATGAATTCATGGATCTCATTTCCGAATATGAAAGTGTTGAAACAAATATAGAGAAAAAATCTCACGCTTCACCAACAGAGAATGCACCAGCAGCTGAATTAATGGACTCTTCCCCAACGGTGACAAATCAACTGAACTTGGTACCTGCaccaacagatccaatgaaGTCTGTTCATGCTTCAACTGATATAGTGGACTCCTCCCAGGTAGCATTAAATCAAGAAAATTCTGCTCCACTAGCTAAAGATAAATTTGATTCAGATCAACCACCACCAGTGATCGATCAAGTTAGTCTTACCTCACAAGATGCAGGTTCTTAA